In Ciconia boyciana chromosome 3, ASM3463844v1, whole genome shotgun sequence, a genomic segment contains:
- the PET117 gene encoding protein PET117 homolog, mitochondrial isoform X2, translating to MSRSSRAVLAASALLSAATVVAVHVQQRRERERLHSGVLRDLERQNQKKENIRLLEEQIALTKQLTEERDKALMEKGSQQS from the exons aTGTCGAGGAGCTCCCGGGCGGTGCTGGCCGCCTCCGCGCTGCTCTCCGCCGCCACCGTGGTGGCCGTGCACGTCCAGcagcggcgggagcgggag AGGCTGCACAGTGGAGTTCTCAGAGATCTTGAGCgtcaaaatcagaaaaaggagaatattCGCCTACTAGAAGAGCAGATCGCTTTGACAAAACAGCTTACGGAAGAAAGAGACAAGGCGCTAATGGAAAAAGGGTCCCAGCAGTCCTAG
- the PET117 gene encoding protein PET117 homolog, mitochondrial isoform X1 yields MSRSSRAVLAASALLSAATVVAVHVQQRRERESSCQPCHLLHRASDLITPLLASLCCLTCPQRGCTVEFSEILSVKIRKRRIFAY; encoded by the exons aTGTCGAGGAGCTCCCGGGCGGTGCTGGCCGCCTCCGCGCTGCTCTCCGCCGCCACCGTGGTGGCCGTGCACGTCCAGcagcggcgggagcgggag AGTTCGTGTCAGCCTTGCCATCTCCTCCATCGCGCGTCTGATCTCATCACCCCTCTGCTCGCATCGCTCTGCTGCCTCACCTGTCCCCAGAG AGGCTGCACAGTGGAGTTCTCAGAGATCTTGAGCgtcaaaatcagaaaaaggagaatattCGCCTACTAG
- the OVOL2 gene encoding LOW QUALITY PROTEIN: transcription factor Ovo-like 2 (The sequence of the model RefSeq protein was modified relative to this genomic sequence to represent the inferred CDS: inserted 2 bases in 1 codon; deleted 2 bases in 1 codon), which produces MKLSSPPTPFPSPPLPLPAPRRLCPXCVRSRSPRTAAQRPRPAGLRAGGGVSRSAAPHRSAPLRAQPLRSAPCPAVPPALAMPRAFLVKRRSPQPAVRSWDGLPDEERADTYIPGGIGCVLLGYEDSCSLESSGSSGTRDAEPSDPPTPQPAPGDLGTAGGMLLDLAVKRPVVRSKIKFTTGTCNDATVHSCELCGKGFRLQRMLNRHIKCHSQVKRHLCTFCGKGFNDTFDLKRHVRTHTGIRPYKCEVCNKAFTQRCSLESHLKKIHGVQQQYAYKQRRDKLYVCEDCGYTGPTQEDLYLHVSNVHPGSAFLKKTSKKLAAVLQNKLSPVLQRNSKDDDKDE; this is translated from the exons ATGAAACTTTCCTCCCCGcccacccccttcccctcccctccccttcccctccccgcgccTCGGCGGCTCTGCCC GTGCGTGCGGTCCCGCTCCCCGCGGACGGCAGCGCagcgcccgcgccccgccgggctgcgggcgggcggcggggtcagccgctccgcg gctccgcaccgctccgcgccgctccgcgcccagccgctccgctccgcgccgtGCCCAGCCGTGCCCCCTGCCCTCGCCATGCCCAGAGCCTTCCTGGTGAAGCGCCGGAGCCCGCAGCCGGCGGTGCGCAGCTGGGATGGGCTGCCCGACGAGGAGAGAGCCGACACCTACATCCCAG GCGGGATCGGCTGCGTGCTGCTGGGCTACGAGGacagctgcagcctggagagCAGCGGGAGCAGCGGGACCCGGGACGCGGAGCCCAGCGACCCCCCGACGCCCCAGCCCGCCCCCGGCGACTTGGGCACGGCCGGGGGGATGCTGCTGGACCTGGCTGTCAAGCGCCCCGTGGTCAGGTCGAAAATCAAG TTCACCACCGGCACCTGTAACGATGCTACAGTGCATAGCTGCGAGCTGTGTGGCAAAGGCTTTCGCTTGCAGCGGATGCTCAACCGTCACATCAAGTGTCACAGCCAGGTGAAGAGGCACTTGTGCACCTTCTGTGGAAAAGGCTTCAACGACACCTTTGATCTGAAAAGGCACGTCCGGACCCATACCG GAATTCGTCCTTACAAATGTGAGGTTTGCAACAAAGCCTTCACCCAGCGCTGTTCCCTGGAGTCCCACCTTAAGAAGATTCACGGCGTGCAGCAGCAGTACGCCTACAAACAGAGGCGAGATAAACTCTATGTGTGCGAAGACTGTGGCTACACGGGCCCCACGCAGGAGGACCTGTACCTGCACGTTAGTAACGTTCACCCCGGAAGCgctttcctgaaaaaaacctcaaaaaaacttgcagcagttttgcaaaacaaactgAGCCCTGTCCTGCAGAGGAACTCCAAAGATGACGACAAAGATGAGTAA